The DNA sequence CGGGAGTAACTGGCAAAAGTTGTGGTCTCGGACGAAAACCAGGAAGACATTCATCGGAAAATCCACCGTAGTCGCAGATGTATGTTAAACAGCGGGAATATGCCACTGGGTTCGGTTTCTTAACCGAAAGGCGGCCAATAGGCCGCCTTTTGATAACCCGGAAATCAGATGACTGAAAGTGACCGGAGCCTCATGCGGCCGCCTGAACCCTGGTTCTATCGGTACCCACCCCGGCGGCCACCACCGCCAAACCCGCTTTTTTGCTGAGGTTTGGCTTCATTGACTGCCAGGGGGCGTCCGTCGACAGTCCGGCCGTTGAGCATGGATATTGCTTTCCTGCCTTCCGATTTAGTTTCCATTTCTACAAAACCGAAGCCCCGGGGTTGGCCAGTTTGCCGGTCGGTGATAATCTTGGCCGAGGTCACAGGACCAGCCTCGGAAAACAGTGTGCCGAGCTGTTCTTCGGTCATCTCGAAGGACAGATTGCCCACGTATAACTTCATGCTCATATCTTCTCCTTGTTGGATTTGCCAGGGTTGACTGGCTGGTATTAATATCGGCAGGGGTGCCGGAACTCCTAAAACTGCGGAGTTCCGTTCATCTGTCAGTTCAGCTTAAAGAATTACGACATTTTGGGCCTGAACACCTTTGGGACCCTGAACTACTTCGAACTCCACGGCCTGGTTTTCTGACAAGGAGCGATAGCCATCCGTTTGAATGGCGCTGTGATGCACAAACACATCAGGACCGCTTTCCCGGCTAATAAAGCCGAAGCCCTTGGAATTATTGAACCATTTTACTGTACCGTTTTCCTTCATGGTGAAACCTCCTCAATATGCTACATAAATATCCTACCACATAAGCAGGACACAAAGCCGTCAGGCAAAAAAAAATCGGTGGGAGTAGGCACCCCCTCCGATTCTTGTCCAGGATTTGCGACCTGAATTACGTCTGACATGCTAAACTTTTTTGATTATACAAGAATATTTATCATTGTCAAGCAGGATACAGAATTATTTTAACATGTCGAGCAACATACCTGTTACAAAACTGGGGCAGACCCATGGTTGTCTGCCCCAAGCCTGGTTATAAAAAAATTATGGCTACCGGTCCTAACCCATCTTACACACCCCGTGGGTGCACTTGCCGGCGATGTGGTCCTCGAACTCCTGGCGGAAGCGTTTCAGCAGGCTGAAGAGCGGCGCCGGGGCCGTCTGGCCCAGGGGGCAGAACGAGGCGTCCATCATGGTCTTGCCCAGCCTCTCCAAAAAATCGAGGTCGCCGGGCTGCCCCTTGCCCTCCCAGATGCGGGTCAGGGTCTGCAGGAGCTGCCGCGTCCCTTCCCGGCAGGGGGTGCACTGGCCGCAGGACTCATGGGCGAAGAAGACCGCCACGCTGCGGGCGAAGTCCACGGCGCAGACGGATTCATCCATCACCAGCATGGTTCCCGAACCCAAAGCGCCGCCCACCTTGGCCATGCCGAAGTCAACCGGCACGTCCAGGGCCTCGGGGCCGACGATACCGGCCGAGGCGCCCCCGGTCTGGCACATCTTGAACTTCCCGCCGTCCCGCATGCCGCCGCCATAGGTGTCGATGAGCTCTCTTAGCGTGATGCCCGCCGGGACCTCCACGATCTGCGGCGTCCGGACATGGCCGATGATCTGGTAGATCTTGGTGCCGGTGGTGTCGGCCGTGCCCAGGGATTTGTACCACTCCCCACCTCGGGTGATAATGGCCGGGATTGCCGCCAGGGTCTCGACGTTGTTGACAATTGTCGGCTTCTGCCACAATCCTGCCACCCCCGGGAAAGGCGGCTTGGAGCGGGGATAGCCCCGTTTGCCTTCGATGGACTCGATCAGCGCCGTCTCCTCGCCGCAGATGTAGCAGCCGAACCCGGAGCGGACCTCGATGTCGAAGGAGAAGCCGCGGCCGAAGAGGTTTTCTCCGAGATATCCCTTAGCCCTTGCCTGCGCAATGGCCGTAGCCAGCCGGTGTTTACAGAGATAGTACTCCCCCCGGCAGTAGATATAGCCCTTGTCGGCCCCCACTGCGAACCCGGCGATGGCCATGCCCTCCAAGAGCTTGTGGGGGTCGCCTTCGACGATGTAGCGGTCTTTGATGGTGCCCGGCTCGCCCTCATCCAGGTTGCAGATGATGTATTTCTGGGGAACGTCCAGGGGCCGGGTAAAGGACCACTTCAGTCCGGTGGGGAAACCCGCCCCGCCCCGGCCCCGCAGGCCGGAGGCCTTGACCTCTTCCACGATCTTTTCCGGGGTCATGCCGGTGAGCGCCTGTTTCAGGGCCTGGTAGCCGCCCTTGGCCAGGTAGTCGTCGATCTTCTCGGGATCGATGACCCCGACGTTCTCCAGGAGGATCAATTCTCCCGGGGCCTGTTTATAGCTGCGGAAGGCGTTGGTGCTGTAGGGCAGTTTTTTATAATCCGGGGCCTTCCCGGCCCGGTAGTCGGCCAGGATCTGCCTGATCTTGTCCTTGGTGAGGTTGCCGTGCACTACCTCGTTGATCTGCATGGCCGGGGCCACTTCGCAGATCCCCAGGCAGGCGGTGGTCTCCAAGGTGAAGAGGCTGTCGGCGGTGGTCTCTCCCACCTTGATGCCCAATTCCTCCTGCATGAAGTGGAGCATGTTCTCGGCCCCGGCAATGTGGCAGGGGGGCGACTCGCAGAAGCGGATGACGTATTTCCCCTTGGGCTGCCAGGTGTACATGGAGTAGAAGCTCATGACTCCGAAGACGTCGCTCCCCGGCACCTTGAGCTGGCAGGAGATGCGCTGCTGCACCTCGGCGGGAATATACCCCACCGCCTCCTGCACTTCCTGCAACACCGGCATCAGGTTGCCCGGGGTATCTTTATAGCGGTTCAGGATGGCGTCCACCTGATCCCACTGGGCTTGACTAAGGGCTGAGGCGGCATGAGTACCGCAATGACAATGTTCTCCCATAGTTTTCTCCATTATTACATGATGGCTAATACCAAAGCTGCTTTCAAAGAAGTAAACGAAAGGATCGTATCATGCCTTTTCGATCTGCACGGCACAGGCCTTAAGTTCCGCCGTCTGGGAAATCGGGTCGAAGACCGGATTGGTGAGCCAGTTGGCGTTTCCTTCCCGGAAATGAAAGGACATCCACACCAATCCTGGTGGAACTTCCTCCGTCACCCGGGCCTTGACTTTGACCTCTCCCCGTCGGGATCTGACCCGCACCGGCTCACCTGTTTTGACGCCCAGGCGCGCCGCGTCCGCCGGAGAGATATCCGCGGTTTCCTCGCTCAAGAGATCATTTAGTCCAAGGCACCGACCGGTCTGGGTCCGGGTATGGTAGTGGAAGAGCCGCCGGCCGGTGCTGAGCACCATGGGATAGTCCTTATCCGGGACTTCCGCCGGCGGGGTCCAATCCAGCGCCATAAAGCGGCCTTGGCCGCAGGTAAAACAGCCGTCTTGGTGCATGATGCAGGTGCCCGGGTGGTCGAGGCTGGGCACCGGCCATTGCAGTCCATCCTCCTCGATGCGGTAATACTTGATACCTGCCAGGATTGGCGCCAGGTGAGAGACTTCGTTGTCCCAGATCTCCTGGCCGTTGTTGGAGGTCCAGTCGTGGCCCAGGCGTTTGGCCAATTCTTTGAAAATCCACCAGTTGGGTTTGGCCTGCCCCGGCGGCTCGGACACCTTGCGCACCCGGCTGACCCGGCGTTCGCTGCTGGCAAAGGTGCCGTCGTCTTCGCTCCAGGCCGCCGCTGGAAAAATGACGTCGGCAAAACGGGTGGTCTCAGTGGGAAAGATATCATTGCACACCAGGAATTCGGCGGAAGCCAGGCAGTGCTCCGCATGACGGATGTCCGGTTCGGCGTTGGCCAGATTTTCGCCGAAGACATAGAGAAACTTAATCGTGCCGGTGGTCAGGCCTTCTATCATCTGCGGAATCATCAAGCCGTTCTTTTCCGGCAGTTTGACCCCCCAGGCCACTTCGAACTTGGCCCGGGCCGCGGGGTCTTCCACCCGCTGATAGCCGGGGTAGACGTTAGGCAGCGCTCCCATATCGCAGGCGCCTTGGACGTTGTTCTGGCCCCGGATGGGATTCACACCGCCGCATTCAAAGCCGACGTTTCCCAAAAGCATCTGCAGGTTGGCACAGCTCATGACGTTATGGACGCCGCAGGTATGTTCGGTGATCCCCAGGGTGTAGATGAGGATCGCGGGTTTTACCGAGGCCAGGCGACGGGCTACCTCTTTTAACATATCCACGCTGACCCCGGCGATGGCCGCAGCCCGCTCCGGGGGATACTCCATAACCTTAGCCTTCAAGGCTTCGAAGCCGGTGCAGCAGCGTTCCACGTAGTCTTTGTCATAAAGGTTTTCGGTAATGAGGACATGCATCAGGCCGTTGATAAAGGCCACGTCGGACCCCACTTTGATGGGCGCGTAGATATCGGCGAATTCCGCCAGCTTGACGCGCCGGGGATCGGCCACGATGAGCTGTGCCCCGTTGCGCACGGCGTTCTTCACAAAGGTGGCGGCTACCGGATGGGCCTCGGTCATATTTGAGCCGGTGATATAAAACATCTTGGCCTTGGCAAAATCCGCGAAGGAATTGGTCATAGCCCCGGAACCGAAGGACGCCGCCAACCCTGCCACCGTAGGGGCGTGACAGATGCGGGCGCAGTGATCGATGTTGTTGGTGCCGATGGCCACCCGGAAGAGTTTTTGCATCTGGTAGGAGTCTTCGTTGATGCTCCGGGCGCAACTGATGCCGGCACAGGCGTCCGGCCCGTGTTTGGCGACAATCTCCTTGATTTTGCCGGCTACCAGATCCAGGGCCTCGTCCCAGGAGGCCTCCCGAAAACCGTCGCCACTCTTAATCAGGGGGGTAGTGAGCCGATCGGGGGAATAGATAAAGTCATACCCGAAACGGCCCTTGACGCAGAGGCGGCCTTTATTCGGCGCGCCGTCCTCCGCCCCGGTGACCTTAATGATTTTTCCATTTCTAACATGCAGCAACTGTTGGCACCCCACGCCGCAGTAAGGACAGGTGGTGCGAACCTTCGTTGTTTCCCAGGGGCGCCCCAGACCGACAGATTTAAGGGCGACGAGGGCGCCTACCGGACAGGCCTGTACACACTCGCCACAGAAAACACAATCTGAGTCGCCATAGGAGCTATCGGCCATGGTTACAATCTTATTGTGCGACCCGCGATAGCCGATACTGATGGCATTATTGACCTGTCTTTCTTTGCAGGCGCGAACGCAACGACCGCACATAATACATTTAGACAAATCCCGGCGGATCAGATTCTTATTGTCTTCCAGGTGATATGGCGTTTCCGGTGGAAAGGCGAAACTCGGTGCCGGGATGTTGTAGCGGTACGCCAGGGCCTGCAATTCGCACTCCCCGTTAGCTTCGCAGATCAGGCAGTTGTGATTGCCGGAGGCCAACAGGAGTTCGATAACCATCTTCCGGGCCGCGGTCACGCGCTCTGAATCAGTCTTAATCACCATTCCGGCGGCGGCGGCAGTGGCGCAGGCCGGTGCCAGGGTGCGCCAGCCCTCCACTTCCACCACACAGACCCGACAGGAACCGGTAGGTTTAGTGTCTTTTAGGTGGCAAAGGGTGGGGATGGTATAAATCCCCGCTCGGCGAGCTGCTTCTAAGATAGTTTCACCTGAAATATAATCG is a window from the Desulfobacca acetoxidans DSM 11109 genome containing:
- a CDS encoding RNA recognition motif domain-containing protein: MKLYVGNLSFEMTEEQLGTLFSEAGPVTSAKIITDRQTGQPRGFGFVEMETKSEGRKAISMLNGRTVDGRPLAVNEAKPQQKSGFGGGGRRGGYR
- a CDS encoding cold-shock protein, with amino-acid sequence MKENGTVKWFNNSKGFGFISRESGPDVFVHHSAIQTDGYRSLSENQAVEFEVVQGPKGVQAQNVVIL
- the nuoF gene encoding NADH-quinone oxidoreductase subunit NuoF; its protein translation is MGEHCHCGTHAASALSQAQWDQVDAILNRYKDTPGNLMPVLQEVQEAVGYIPAEVQQRISCQLKVPGSDVFGVMSFYSMYTWQPKGKYVIRFCESPPCHIAGAENMLHFMQEELGIKVGETTADSLFTLETTACLGICEVAPAMQINEVVHGNLTKDKIRQILADYRAGKAPDYKKLPYSTNAFRSYKQAPGELILLENVGVIDPEKIDDYLAKGGYQALKQALTGMTPEKIVEEVKASGLRGRGGAGFPTGLKWSFTRPLDVPQKYIICNLDEGEPGTIKDRYIVEGDPHKLLEGMAIAGFAVGADKGYIYCRGEYYLCKHRLATAIAQARAKGYLGENLFGRGFSFDIEVRSGFGCYICGEETALIESIEGKRGYPRSKPPFPGVAGLWQKPTIVNNVETLAAIPAIITRGGEWYKSLGTADTTGTKIYQIIGHVRTPQIVEVPAGITLRELIDTYGGGMRDGGKFKMCQTGGASAGIVGPEALDVPVDFGMAKVGGALGSGTMLVMDESVCAVDFARSVAVFFAHESCGQCTPCREGTRQLLQTLTRIWEGKGQPGDLDFLERLGKTMMDASFCPLGQTAPAPLFSLLKRFRQEFEDHIAGKCTHGVCKMG
- the fdhF gene encoding formate dehydrogenase subunit alpha, producing MNKSTLNIDGRIVDYISGETILEAARRAGIYTIPTLCHLKDTKPTGSCRVCVVEVEGWRTLAPACATAAAAGMVIKTDSERVTAARKMVIELLLASGNHNCLICEANGECELQALAYRYNIPAPSFAFPPETPYHLEDNKNLIRRDLSKCIMCGRCVRACKERQVNNAISIGYRGSHNKIVTMADSSYGDSDCVFCGECVQACPVGALVALKSVGLGRPWETTKVRTTCPYCGVGCQQLLHVRNGKIIKVTGAEDGAPNKGRLCVKGRFGYDFIYSPDRLTTPLIKSGDGFREASWDEALDLVAGKIKEIVAKHGPDACAGISCARSINEDSYQMQKLFRVAIGTNNIDHCARICHAPTVAGLAASFGSGAMTNSFADFAKAKMFYITGSNMTEAHPVAATFVKNAVRNGAQLIVADPRRVKLAEFADIYAPIKVGSDVAFINGLMHVLITENLYDKDYVERCCTGFEALKAKVMEYPPERAAAIAGVSVDMLKEVARRLASVKPAILIYTLGITEHTCGVHNVMSCANLQMLLGNVGFECGGVNPIRGQNNVQGACDMGALPNVYPGYQRVEDPAARAKFEVAWGVKLPEKNGLMIPQMIEGLTTGTIKFLYVFGENLANAEPDIRHAEHCLASAEFLVCNDIFPTETTRFADVIFPAAAWSEDDGTFASSERRVSRVRKVSEPPGQAKPNWWIFKELAKRLGHDWTSNNGQEIWDNEVSHLAPILAGIKYYRIEEDGLQWPVPSLDHPGTCIMHQDGCFTCGQGRFMALDWTPPAEVPDKDYPMVLSTGRRLFHYHTRTQTGRCLGLNDLLSEETADISPADAARLGVKTGEPVRVRSRRGEVKVKARVTEEVPPGLVWMSFHFREGNANWLTNPVFDPISQTAELKACAVQIEKA